The following proteins are encoded in a genomic region of Streptomyces collinus Tu 365:
- a CDS encoding PP2C family protein-serine/threonine phosphatase, whose product MIRIKARAPAAREGVLPAVWGALAVGYKFGCPLAQQNGLAARVVTGAVFIAVGTGLIVQVRRSLLRELRQARRVAGAAQSALLRPPPPRLDGLHLAAAQLSAERGAAIGGDLYEAVATEHGVRVVMGDVRGHGLAALGTAAALLGSFREAAHDEPELALVLRRLERAHARHLRERCRGDHPASGRDPGPPVAEEFVTVLLLEIARDGRVRALNCGHPWPYLLSGTRVETLTRADPLPPLGAFPLPAEPAAQPCGRLLPGESLVLFTDGAEDARDARGRFFPLPTVLREALGHHPVTPQTVLRTVFTALLRHTAGRPADDVALLVLRNDRRGARSPGPCDTGTDATVPA is encoded by the coding sequence ATGATCCGCATCAAGGCACGGGCGCCCGCGGCACGAGAGGGCGTACTCCCCGCGGTCTGGGGAGCGTTGGCGGTCGGCTACAAGTTCGGCTGCCCACTCGCCCAGCAGAACGGACTCGCCGCCCGCGTCGTCACCGGCGCCGTGTTCATCGCGGTCGGGACCGGTCTCATCGTCCAGGTCCGCCGTTCCCTGCTGCGCGAGCTCCGGCAGGCCCGGCGGGTGGCGGGCGCCGCGCAGAGCGCGCTGCTGCGGCCCCCGCCGCCCCGCCTCGACGGACTGCACCTGGCGGCCGCCCAGCTCTCCGCCGAGCGGGGGGCGGCCATCGGCGGCGACCTCTACGAGGCCGTCGCCACCGAGCACGGCGTCCGCGTGGTCATGGGCGACGTGCGCGGCCACGGACTCGCCGCCCTCGGCACCGCCGCCGCTCTGCTGGGCAGCTTCCGCGAGGCCGCCCACGACGAGCCCGAACTCGCCCTCGTGCTGCGCCGGCTGGAGCGGGCCCACGCCCGCCACCTGCGGGAGCGCTGCCGCGGCGACCACCCGGCGAGCGGGCGGGACCCGGGGCCGCCCGTCGCCGAGGAGTTCGTCACCGTCCTGTTGCTGGAGATCGCCCGCGACGGGCGGGTGCGCGCGCTCAACTGCGGCCATCCCTGGCCCTATCTGCTCAGCGGCACCCGGGTGGAGACCCTCACCCGCGCCGACCCGCTCCCGCCGCTCGGCGCCTTCCCGCTCCCGGCGGAGCCGGCCGCTCAGCCCTGCGGCCGGCTGCTGCCCGGTGAGTCGCTGGTGCTGTTCACCGACGGCGCCGAGGACGCGAGGGACGCCCGGGGGCGGTTCTTTCCCCTGCCCACGGTGCTGCGCGAGGCCCTGGGCCACCACCCGGTCACCCCGCAGACGGTGCTCCGCACGGTCTTCACGGCCCTGCTGCGGCACACGGCGGGCCGGCCGGCGGACGACGTCGCCCTGCTGGTCCTGCGCAACGACCGGCGCGGAGCGCGCTCCCCGGGGCCGTGCGACACCGGCACGGACGCCACCGTGCCGGCCTGA
- a CDS encoding PD40 domain-containing protein yields the protein MTAAALAMTAPLTLTAAGDAGAAADHAIVFARYTAGAPVEDLYAVSAGGGTPVELTHTPTVSDVMPSWSPDGKRVAFVRYGSGGAIDGIWTMKTTGGGLKAVPGTKGASDPAWSPDGKRIAYAKPVGTQREIYVADVDGTSATRLTHTAADDLHPTWSPDGKYLAFNRADTGGHSRVMRIRLSTLAQTAVTGSGSHDWTPDWSHGNRIAFSRVDSSGFAHLYVVHPDGTGVHRITSARFNDKYPSWSPDGSRLVFTRGGGDDADPEHLYLVRADGTGTTELTKTDSHDLEADWRP from the coding sequence GTGACCGCCGCAGCGCTCGCCATGACCGCGCCCTTGACGCTCACCGCGGCAGGAGACGCGGGAGCGGCGGCGGACCACGCCATCGTCTTCGCCCGCTACACGGCGGGAGCTCCCGTCGAGGACCTCTACGCCGTCTCGGCCGGCGGCGGCACGCCGGTGGAACTCACCCACACCCCCACCGTCAGCGACGTGATGCCCAGCTGGTCCCCGGACGGCAAGCGGGTGGCCTTCGTGCGCTACGGGTCCGGCGGCGCCATCGACGGCATCTGGACGATGAAGACCACGGGCGGCGGCCTGAAGGCCGTCCCCGGCACCAAGGGCGCGTCCGACCCGGCGTGGTCCCCGGACGGCAAGCGGATCGCCTACGCCAAGCCGGTCGGCACCCAGCGCGAGATCTACGTGGCCGACGTCGACGGCACTTCCGCCACCCGGCTCACCCACACCGCGGCGGACGACCTCCATCCGACGTGGTCCCCGGACGGCAAGTACCTCGCGTTCAACCGGGCGGACACCGGGGGACACAGCAGGGTGATGCGGATCCGGCTGTCCACCCTGGCCCAGACGGCGGTCACCGGTTCGGGCTCCCACGACTGGACGCCGGACTGGTCGCACGGCAACCGCATCGCCTTCAGCCGGGTCGACTCCTCGGGCTTCGCGCATCTCTACGTCGTCCACCCCGACGGCACCGGAGTGCACCGCATCACCTCGGCCCGTTTCAACGACAAGTACCCCTCGTGGTCCCCGGACGGCAGCCGTCTGGTCTTCACCCGGGGCGGGGGCGACGACGCGGACCCCGAACACCTGTACCTGGTCCGCGCGGACGGCACCGGAACGACCGAGCTCACCAAGACCGACTCCCACGACCTGGAGGCGGACTGGCGCCCCTGA
- a CDS encoding GtrA family protein, translating into MSRQLLTFAVVGVVNTAVYYCLYLLFLAGLPYLAAHVLAFLLSMVGSFFLNARFTYRTRPTWRKFLLFPLTNVTNFLITTAGVYVIVDVLHAGSRFAPLLASAAAVPVTFVVSRRVMLPESTA; encoded by the coding sequence ATGTCGAGGCAACTGCTCACCTTCGCCGTGGTCGGTGTCGTGAACACGGCCGTCTACTACTGCCTCTATCTGCTGTTCCTGGCCGGCCTTCCCTATCTCGCGGCGCACGTCCTGGCCTTTCTGCTCAGCATGGTCGGGTCCTTCTTCCTGAACGCGCGCTTCACCTACCGCACCCGGCCCACCTGGCGGAAGTTCCTGCTGTTCCCGCTCACCAACGTCACCAACTTCCTGATCACGACCGCCGGGGTGTACGTGATCGTCGACGTCCTGCACGCCGGCAGCCGGTTCGCCCCGCTGCTCGCCTCGGCGGCCGCGGTCCCGGTCACCTTCGTCGTCTCCCGCCGGGTCATGCTCCCGGAGTCGACTGCATAG
- a CDS encoding histidine phosphatase family protein, with protein MPFRVTFVAAARSSPLLAERFEDDRPLDQAGWDEVQRAAGDLLPLAASELRYCSPTPRSRATGDALGYAPLVQLALRDCDMGRWRGLTLGEAMAREPDAVDTWLADPRSVPHGGESLLGFISRVGGWLDTRPVEEGGRIVAVAEPSVIRAALVYALKAPPSTYWNIDVRPLSSTAVTGRAGRWNLRLDRPSGQPSRT; from the coding sequence ATGCCATTTCGGGTGACGTTCGTCGCCGCCGCGCGCAGTTCCCCGCTGCTCGCGGAGCGCTTCGAGGACGACCGGCCGCTGGACCAGGCCGGCTGGGACGAGGTGCAGCGCGCCGCCGGGGACCTGCTGCCGCTGGCGGCGTCCGAACTCCGCTACTGCTCGCCGACCCCGCGCAGCCGGGCCACCGGTGACGCGCTCGGGTACGCGCCGCTGGTGCAGCTCGCCCTGCGCGACTGCGACATGGGCCGCTGGCGCGGGCTGACCCTGGGCGAGGCGATGGCGCGCGAGCCGGACGCGGTGGACACCTGGCTCGCCGACCCGCGGTCCGTCCCGCACGGCGGTGAGTCGCTGCTGGGCTTCATCTCCCGGGTGGGCGGCTGGCTGGACACCCGACCGGTGGAGGAGGGCGGCCGGATCGTCGCCGTCGCCGAGCCCTCGGTGATCCGCGCGGCCCTGGTGTACGCCCTGAAGGCGCCGCCCTCGACCTACTGGAACATCGACGTCCGCCCGCTGTCGTCGACCGCGGTGACCGGCCGCGCGGGCCGCTGGAACCTGCGGCTCGACCGTCCGTCGGGTCAGCCCTCGCGGACGTAG
- a CDS encoding DUF1918 domain-containing protein, giving the protein MRAIVGDQLVQHGRVVGQHDQVSVVVEVMGTEGNPPYRVRFPDGHEAVMSPGPDCQIKHGDERQH; this is encoded by the coding sequence ATGCGCGCAATCGTGGGCGACCAGCTCGTTCAGCACGGCAGAGTGGTCGGTCAGCACGACCAGGTCTCGGTAGTCGTCGAGGTGATGGGCACGGAGGGCAACCCGCCCTACCGCGTCCGGTTCCCGGACGGGCACGAGGCGGTCATGTCCCCCGGCCCCGACTGCCAGATCAAGCACGGGGACGAACGGCAGCACTAG
- a CDS encoding PLP-dependent aminotransferase family protein, with the protein MQQSSSVGELAEQLRRELHRYSPGGKLPSSRALVERFRVSPVTVSRALAQLAAEGLVVTRPGAGAFRAARPHTPAGPAGDTSWQEVALSADGTADLVPRTVDAYGVTVSLAAPPPGVLEFSGGYPHPSLQPERAMAAALARAGRRPGAWGRPPLEGLPELREWFARGIGGAVTAAEVLVAAGGQSALATALRALAPPGAPVLVESPTYPGMLALARAAGLRPVPVPVDADGVRPELLADAFRASGARVFVCQPLFQNPTGAVLAPGRRAEVLRIARAAGAFVVEDDFVRRLVHADAGPLPRPLAADDPDGVVVHVGSLTKATSPSFRVAALAARGPVLERLRAIQVVDSFFVPRPLQEAALELVGSPAWPRHLRSLSAELKTRRDTMTGALARHLPELALPHVPAGGYHLWVRLPDGTDESALTAAALRAGVALTPGRPYFSAEPPAGHLRLSFAAVASTDEITEGVHRLRTACDEAL; encoded by the coding sequence ATGCAACAGAGTAGCAGTGTGGGAGAGTTGGCGGAACAGCTGCGGCGGGAGCTTCACCGCTACTCACCAGGTGGAAAGCTGCCGTCGAGCAGGGCTCTTGTCGAGCGGTTCCGGGTGAGCCCCGTGACCGTCTCCCGGGCCCTGGCCCAGCTCGCCGCCGAGGGCCTGGTCGTCACCCGGCCCGGTGCCGGCGCCTTCCGGGCGGCGCGCCCGCACACGCCGGCCGGGCCCGCCGGCGACACCTCCTGGCAGGAGGTCGCGCTGAGCGCCGACGGCACCGCCGACCTCGTCCCGCGCACCGTGGACGCCTACGGCGTCACCGTCTCGCTCGCCGCCCCGCCCCCCGGCGTGCTGGAGTTCAGCGGCGGCTACCCGCACCCCTCTCTGCAGCCCGAGCGCGCCATGGCCGCGGCCCTGGCCCGGGCCGGACGGCGGCCCGGCGCCTGGGGACGACCCCCGCTGGAGGGCCTGCCGGAACTGCGCGAGTGGTTCGCGCGCGGCATCGGCGGGGCCGTCACCGCCGCCGAGGTGCTGGTCGCCGCCGGCGGCCAGTCCGCCCTGGCCACCGCCCTGCGCGCGCTGGCGCCGCCCGGAGCGCCGGTGCTCGTCGAGTCGCCCACCTACCCGGGCATGCTCGCCCTGGCCCGCGCGGCCGGCCTGCGCCCGGTCCCGGTGCCCGTCGACGCGGACGGCGTGCGCCCCGAACTGCTGGCCGACGCGTTCCGGGCCAGCGGCGCCCGGGTGTTCGTCTGCCAGCCGCTCTTCCAGAACCCGACCGGCGCGGTCCTGGCGCCCGGCCGCCGGGCCGAGGTGCTGCGCATCGCCCGCGCGGCGGGCGCCTTCGTCGTCGAGGACGACTTCGTACGCCGCCTGGTGCACGCCGACGCGGGACCGCTGCCCCGCCCGCTCGCCGCCGACGACCCGGACGGCGTCGTCGTCCACGTCGGCTCCCTGACCAAGGCGACCTCGCCCAGCTTCCGGGTGGCCGCGCTGGCCGCGCGCGGGCCCGTGCTGGAACGCCTGCGCGCCATCCAGGTCGTCGACAGCTTCTTCGTCCCGCGCCCGCTCCAGGAGGCCGCCCTCGAACTGGTCGGCTCCCCGGCCTGGCCGCGCCACCTGCGGTCGCTGTCGGCCGAGTTGAAGACCCGCCGCGACACCATGACGGGCGCCCTCGCCCGCCACCTCCCGGAACTCGCCCTCCCGCACGTCCCGGCCGGCGGCTACCACCTCTGGGTCCGCCTGCCCGACGGCACCGACGAAAGCGCCCTGACCGCCGCCGCCCTGCGCGCGGGCGTCGCCCTCACCCCCGGCCGCCCGTACTTCAGCGCCGAACCCCCCGCGGGGCACCTCCGGCTGAGCTTCGCCGCCGTGGCGAGCACGGACGAGATCACCGAGGGCGTCCACCGCCTGCGGACGGCGTGCGACGAGGCGCTGTAG
- a CDS encoding 3-hydroxybutyryl-CoA dehydrogenase, translating into MTGFPSGDITRVGVVGCGQMGAGIAEVCARAGLDVKVAETTGEALEIGRTRLLNSLTKAAERGKITEEERDSTQARLSFTTDLGEFADRDLVIEAVVENEQVKTEIFQVLDQVVTRADAILASNTSSIPLVKLAVATSRPDHVVGIHFFNPAPVQALVELIPALTTSEGTLSRAQVFAEKTLGKHAIRAQDRSGFVVNALLVPYLLSAIRMFESGIASREDIDNGMEMGCAHPMGPLKLSDLIGLDTIVSIANSMYAEYKEPLYAAPPLLQRMVEAGRLGRKTGSGFYTYG; encoded by the coding sequence GTGACAGGCTTCCCATCGGGAGATATCACGCGCGTCGGAGTCGTGGGCTGCGGCCAGATGGGCGCGGGCATCGCCGAGGTGTGCGCCCGCGCGGGACTGGACGTGAAGGTCGCCGAGACCACCGGCGAGGCCCTGGAGATCGGCCGTACCCGGCTGCTCAACTCCCTCACCAAGGCCGCCGAGCGGGGCAAGATCACTGAGGAGGAGCGGGACTCCACCCAGGCCCGGCTGAGCTTCACCACCGACCTCGGCGAGTTCGCCGACCGGGATCTGGTGATCGAGGCCGTCGTGGAGAACGAGCAGGTGAAGACCGAGATCTTCCAGGTGCTCGACCAGGTGGTGACCCGCGCGGACGCGATCCTGGCCTCCAACACCTCCTCGATCCCGCTGGTGAAGCTGGCGGTCGCCACCTCGCGTCCGGACCACGTGGTCGGCATCCACTTCTTCAACCCGGCTCCGGTGCAGGCGCTGGTCGAGCTGATCCCGGCGCTCACCACCTCCGAGGGCACCCTCAGCCGCGCCCAGGTCTTCGCCGAGAAGACGCTCGGCAAGCACGCCATCCGCGCCCAGGACCGCTCCGGCTTCGTCGTGAACGCGCTGCTGGTGCCCTACCTGCTGTCCGCGATCCGCATGTTCGAGTCGGGCATCGCGAGCCGTGAGGACATCGACAACGGCATGGAGATGGGCTGCGCCCACCCGATGGGCCCGCTGAAGCTGTCCGACCTGATCGGTCTGGACACCATCGTCTCCATCGCCAACTCGATGTACGCCGAGTACAAGGAGCCGCTGTACGCCGCTCCCCCGCTGCTCCAGCGCATGGTCGAGGCCGGCCGGCTCGGCCGCAAGACGGGCTCGGGCTTCTACACCTACGGCTGA
- a CDS encoding carboxymuconolactone decarboxylase family protein: protein MSESSERTSRDERFARGLEVLRAVDGEAGQRVIDSLADVSPELGHQIVSWGFGEIYARPGLAPRDRQLVTLGMLTALGGCEPQLEVHVNAALNVGLSPEQIVEALLHSAGYCGFPKALNATFVAKKVFAERGLLPVEQAPGSGTDGKE, encoded by the coding sequence ATGAGCGAGTCGAGCGAGCGCACCTCCCGTGACGAGCGTTTCGCGCGCGGCCTGGAGGTACTGCGGGCCGTCGACGGCGAGGCCGGGCAGCGGGTCATCGACTCGCTCGCCGACGTCAGCCCCGAGCTGGGCCACCAGATCGTCTCCTGGGGGTTCGGCGAGATCTACGCCCGCCCCGGGCTCGCTCCCCGCGACCGCCAGCTGGTGACCCTCGGTATGCTGACCGCGCTCGGCGGCTGCGAGCCCCAGCTCGAGGTGCACGTGAACGCGGCCCTGAACGTGGGCCTGTCCCCCGAGCAGATCGTGGAGGCCCTGCTGCACTCGGCCGGGTACTGCGGCTTCCCCAAGGCGCTGAACGCCACGTTCGTGGCGAAGAAGGTGTTCGCCGAACGCGGGCTGCTGCCCGTGGAGCAGGCGCCCGGGTCGGGCACCGACGGCAAGGAGTGA
- a CDS encoding DUF6314 family protein, which yields MGGFWPVADVLAHLAGRWRVERDVRDLAGGAEGRFEGVTVFGPLDGGGLLHEESGTFTWYGVTRPATRTLRFLPGDAPGTADVRFADGRPFHALDLTSGRYVADHPCAADFYRGEFTVADADHWRTVWRVGGPAKDLVLTTDYVREG from the coding sequence ATGGGCGGGTTCTGGCCCGTGGCCGACGTACTGGCCCACCTGGCCGGGCGCTGGCGGGTCGAGCGGGACGTGCGGGACCTCGCGGGCGGCGCCGAGGGGCGCTTCGAGGGGGTCACGGTGTTCGGTCCGCTCGACGGGGGCGGGCTGCTGCACGAGGAGTCCGGCACCTTCACCTGGTACGGGGTGACCCGGCCGGCGACCCGGACCCTGCGCTTCCTGCCCGGCGACGCGCCGGGCACGGCGGACGTACGGTTCGCGGACGGCCGGCCCTTCCACGCCCTGGACCTGACCTCGGGACGGTACGTGGCCGACCACCCGTGCGCGGCCGACTTCTACCGCGGCGAGTTCACGGTCGCGGACGCCGACCACTGGCGCACGGTGTGGCGGGTCGGCGGTCCGGCGAAGGACCTCGTGCTCACCACGGACTACGTCCGCGAGGGCTGA
- a CDS encoding GNAT family N-acetyltransferase encodes MSDLPGLPAGYEFSDDTSRVDVDRVHRWLSSDAYWARDRPREKHERAMASSVNFGVYDTASGAQVAYARVLTDRATFAWLADVYVDPSVRGKGVGTAFVESIREHLRPFGLRRVLLATRDAHGVYEKVGFRPLDRPVDFMVLPFE; translated from the coding sequence ATGAGCGACCTGCCCGGCCTCCCCGCAGGCTACGAGTTCTCCGACGACACCTCACGTGTCGACGTCGACCGCGTCCACCGCTGGCTGTCGAGCGACGCCTACTGGGCCAGGGACCGCCCCCGCGAGAAGCACGAGCGCGCCATGGCCTCCTCGGTCAACTTCGGGGTCTACGACACGGCCTCCGGCGCCCAGGTGGCCTACGCGCGGGTGCTGACCGACCGGGCGACGTTCGCCTGGCTCGCCGACGTGTACGTGGACCCCTCGGTGCGCGGCAAGGGCGTCGGCACGGCGTTCGTCGAGAGCATCCGGGAGCACCTGCGGCCGTTCGGGCTGCGACGCGTCCTGCTGGCCACGCGGGACGCGCACGGCGTCTACGAGAAGGTGGGCTTCCGGCCGCTGGACCGTCCCGTCGACTTCATGGTCCTGCCCTTCGAGTGA
- a CDS encoding DMT family transporter, with protein MRVQSSATTPTAIAVPAPRESRSSGTVLAALGVIAFSLTFPSTAWGLESFGPWSLVAVRGVLAALVAGGCLLALRVPLPERRHLPGIAVVALGVVFGFPMLTTLALRTSTTSHAAVVVGLLPLTTAVCSALRTGHRPSRRFWVAALAGAAAVLAFTVGQSGGALTTADGYLFAALVVCAAGYTEGGRLARAMPGWQVIGWALVLCLPLSLPAAAVALAYEPVHLTAHGVTGLLWVAVGSQFLGLVVWYRGMAAIGIPRASQLQLAQPLLTLVWSALLLDEHLTAAAPLTAVAVLVCIAVTQRS; from the coding sequence ATGAGAGTACAGAGTAGCGCTACTACGCCCACGGCGATAGCGGTCCCCGCGCCCCGCGAAAGCCGGTCCTCCGGCACCGTGCTGGCCGCCCTCGGCGTGATCGCCTTCTCCCTGACCTTCCCGTCCACGGCCTGGGGACTGGAGAGCTTCGGGCCCTGGTCCCTGGTGGCGGTCCGCGGTGTGCTCGCGGCGCTCGTCGCGGGCGGCTGTCTGCTGGCGCTGCGCGTGCCACTGCCCGAGCGCCGGCACCTGCCGGGGATCGCCGTGGTCGCGCTGGGTGTGGTGTTCGGCTTCCCGATGCTGACCACGCTCGCCCTGCGCACCTCGACCACCTCGCACGCCGCCGTCGTGGTCGGCCTGCTGCCGCTGACCACCGCCGTCTGCTCGGCGCTGCGCACGGGCCACCGGCCCTCGCGGCGGTTCTGGGTGGCGGCGCTGGCGGGCGCGGCGGCCGTGCTCGCCTTCACCGTCGGGCAGAGCGGCGGCGCGCTCACCACGGCCGACGGCTACCTCTTCGCCGCGCTGGTGGTGTGCGCGGCCGGATACACCGAGGGCGGCAGGCTGGCCCGGGCCATGCCGGGCTGGCAGGTCATCGGCTGGGCGCTGGTGCTGTGCCTGCCGCTGAGCCTGCCGGCCGCCGCGGTGGCGCTGGCGTACGAGCCGGTACACCTCACCGCGCACGGCGTGACGGGCCTGCTGTGGGTGGCGGTGGGCTCGCAGTTCCTCGGTCTGGTCGTCTGGTACCGCGGCATGGCGGCCATCGGGATACCGAGGGCCAGCCAGTTGCAGTTGGCCCAGCCGCTGCTCACACTGGTGTGGTCGGCGCTGCTGCTGGACGAGCACCTGACTGCGGCCGCTCCGCTGACCGCTGTCGCCGTGCTCGTCTGCATCGCCGTCACCCAACGGTCGTGA
- a CDS encoding NUDIX hydrolase codes for MQWTKQNEQTVYENRWFSVNLADVELPDGRHLDHFLIRLRPVAVATVVNEANEVLLLWRHRFITDSWGWELAAGVVEDGEDVATAAARELEEETGWRPGPLHHLMSVEPSNGLTDARHHIYWSDRGEYVGHPVDDFESDRREWVPLKVVPDLIARGEVPAANMAAALLLLHHLRLADD; via the coding sequence GTGCAGTGGACGAAACAGAACGAACAAACTGTGTACGAGAACCGCTGGTTCAGCGTCAACCTCGCTGATGTCGAGCTGCCGGACGGCCGGCACCTCGACCACTTCCTCATCCGGCTGCGGCCGGTCGCCGTCGCCACGGTGGTCAACGAGGCCAACGAGGTCCTGCTGCTGTGGCGGCACCGGTTCATCACCGACAGCTGGGGCTGGGAACTGGCCGCCGGCGTGGTGGAGGACGGCGAGGACGTCGCGACCGCGGCCGCCAGGGAACTGGAGGAGGAGACCGGCTGGCGGCCGGGACCCCTGCACCACCTGATGAGCGTCGAGCCGTCCAACGGTCTCACCGACGCCCGGCACCACATCTACTGGTCCGACCGGGGCGAGTACGTCGGACATCCCGTGGACGACTTCGAGTCGGACCGCCGCGAGTGGGTCCCGCTCAAGGTCGTCCCCGACCTGATCGCCCGGGGGGAGGTCCCGGCCGCCAACATGGCGGCCGCGTTACTCCTGCTGCACCACCTCAGGCTCGCCGACGACTAG
- a CDS encoding glycoside hydrolase family 10 protein encodes MGFLSRRAFTTAALSSLATAGGAAAAGSAGPAGPAGPPGSVPGRREPRAEGEMRGVWLATVSNRDWPSRTGLTAAEQRGELIAHLDRAVRARLNTVVLQVRPTADALWPSPYEPWSECLTGTQGGDPGWDPLGTAVREAHARGLELHAWFNPYRVAEHDDPARLAASHPARTHPDWVVTYGGKLYYDPGLPEVRAFVQRAVLDAVARYPVDAVHFDDYFYPYPVAGQTFDDDAAYDRYGGDFGSRADWRRDNIDRLVRETAAGVRRVRPGTRFGISPFGVWRNAATDSRGSDTRAGVQTYDDLYADTRTWVRNHWIDYVVPQLYWHIGFAAADYATLVDWWAQVAEGTGTRLYLGEALYKAGAAGQPSAWQDPVELSRHLTLAARHPQVRGHVFFAAKEVAADPVGAMARVVADHYREPATPPR; translated from the coding sequence ATGGGGTTCCTGTCACGGCGCGCGTTCACGACGGCCGCGCTGTCGTCGCTGGCGACGGCGGGCGGCGCGGCCGCGGCCGGATCCGCCGGACCCGCCGGACCCGCCGGTCCCCCCGGCTCCGTCCCCGGCCGGCGCGAGCCGCGGGCGGAGGGTGAGATGCGGGGCGTGTGGCTGGCGACGGTGTCCAACCGCGACTGGCCCTCGCGGACCGGCCTCACCGCCGCCGAGCAGCGCGGGGAGCTGATCGCCCACCTGGACCGGGCGGTGCGCGCCCGGCTCAACACGGTCGTCCTCCAGGTGCGGCCCACGGCGGACGCCCTGTGGCCCTCGCCGTACGAGCCCTGGTCCGAGTGCCTCACCGGCACCCAGGGCGGGGATCCGGGCTGGGACCCGCTGGGCACCGCCGTGCGGGAGGCGCACGCCCGCGGCCTGGAACTGCACGCCTGGTTCAACCCCTACCGCGTCGCCGAACACGACGATCCCGCCCGCCTGGCGGCCTCGCATCCGGCGCGCACGCACCCGGACTGGGTGGTGACGTACGGCGGGAAGCTCTACTACGACCCGGGGCTGCCCGAGGTGCGCGCCTTCGTGCAGCGGGCCGTGCTCGACGCGGTCGCCCGGTACCCGGTCGACGCCGTGCACTTCGACGACTACTTCTACCCCTATCCGGTCGCCGGGCAGACCTTCGACGACGACGCCGCCTACGACCGCTACGGCGGCGACTTCGGCAGCCGCGCCGACTGGCGCCGCGACAACATCGACCGCCTGGTGCGGGAGACGGCCGCCGGCGTCAGGCGGGTGCGGCCCGGCACCAGGTTCGGGATCAGCCCCTTCGGCGTGTGGCGCAACGCCGCCACGGACTCCCGCGGCTCGGACACCCGGGCGGGCGTGCAGACGTACGACGACCTGTACGCGGACACCCGCACATGGGTCCGCAACCACTGGATCGACTACGTCGTCCCGCAGCTGTACTGGCACATCGGCTTCGCCGCCGCCGACTACGCGACCCTGGTCGACTGGTGGGCCCAGGTGGCCGAAGGCACCGGGACCCGCCTCTACCTCGGCGAGGCGCTGTACAAGGCCGGGGCGGCCGGGCAGCCCTCCGCGTGGCAGGACCCGGTGGAACTGTCCCGCCACCTCACGCTCGCGGCCCGTCACCCCCAGGTGCGCGGGCACGTCTTCTTCGCCGCCAAGGAGGTGGCGGCCGATCCGGTCGGGGCGATGGCGCGGGTGGTCGCCGACCACTACCGGGAGCCGGCGACGCCACCGCGCTGA